From Tachysurus fulvidraco isolate hzauxx_2018 chromosome 10, HZAU_PFXX_2.0, whole genome shotgun sequence, one genomic window encodes:
- the LOC113654002 gene encoding uncharacterized protein LOC113654002 isoform X2 → MNFGGDATQHQDVDPEPGWSGLYDPWNGRRRGTAENFSEDELYYSRELSDNEDSDNEDDDNGPRRPNEARDGGEHEVSSPSPIPCPSPPMRGLSPIWGPSPERSPSPLRSPRYSTVPPPRPHYHVNIDDIVPGQPYAFAIMVLPVPRQGRRRRDEEDFNQEAPPSSRRRVDPDGEVDFISRPVQISVRMISALMTEM, encoded by the exons ATGAATTTCGGAGGAGACGCGACGCAGCACCAGGATGTGGATCCCGAGCCCGGATGGAGCGGACTGTACGACCCCTGGAACG GGAGACGGAGGGGGACGGCGGAAAATTTCTCAGAGGACGAGCTCTACTACAGCAGAGAGCTCAGCGATAACGAGGACAGCGATAACGAGGACGACGACAACGGGCCGAGGCGACCGAATGAAGCCCGTGATGGTGGTGAGCATGAGGTGTCAAGCCCATCCCCTATCCCCTGCCCATCCCCGCCTATGAGGGGTCTATCCCCTATATGGGGCCCATCTCCTGAGAG AAGTCCATCCCCTTTGAGGAGTCCACGCTACTCTACAGTCCCTCCACCCCGACCTCACTATCATGTGAACATCGATGACATAGTGCCTGGTCAGCCTTATGCCTTTGCCATCATGGTTCTTCCAGTCCCACGGCAgggcaggaggaggagggatgAAGAGGACTTCAATCAGGAAGCTCCTCCTAGTAGTAGGCGGCGTGTGGATCCTGATGGGGAGGTGGATTTTATCAGTAGGCCCGTCCAAATTTCTGTTAGGATGATTTCGGCTTTAATGACAGAGATGTAA
- the LOC113654002 gene encoding uncharacterized protein LOC113654002 isoform X1: MNFGGDATQHQDVDPEPGWSGLYDPWNGRRRGTAENFSEDELYYSRELSDNEDSDNEDDDNGPRRPNEARDGGEHEVSSPSPIPCPSPPMRGLSPIWGPSPERSPSRLWIPFPARSPSPLRSPRYSTVPPPRPHYHVNIDDIVPGQPYAFAIMVLPVPRQGRRRRDEEDFNQEAPPSSRRRVDPDGEVDFISRPVQISVRMISALMTEM, from the exons ATGAATTTCGGAGGAGACGCGACGCAGCACCAGGATGTGGATCCCGAGCCCGGATGGAGCGGACTGTACGACCCCTGGAACG GGAGACGGAGGGGGACGGCGGAAAATTTCTCAGAGGACGAGCTCTACTACAGCAGAGAGCTCAGCGATAACGAGGACAGCGATAACGAGGACGACGACAACGGGCCGAGGCGACCGAATGAAGCCCGTGATGGTGGTGAGCATGAGGTGTCAAGCCCATCCCCTATCCCCTGCCCATCCCCGCCTATGAGGGGTCTATCCCCTATATGGGGCCCATCTCCTGAGAGGAGCCCATCCCGTCTATGGATCCCATTTCCTGCAAGAAGTCCATCCCCTTTGAGGAGTCCACGCTACTCTACAGTCCCTCCACCCCGACCTCACTATCATGTGAACATCGATGACATAGTGCCTGGTCAGCCTTATGCCTTTGCCATCATGGTTCTTCCAGTCCCACGGCAgggcaggaggaggagggatgAAGAGGACTTCAATCAGGAAGCTCCTCCTAGTAGTAGGCGGCGTGTGGATCCTGATGGGGAGGTGGATTTTATCAGTAGGCCCGTCCAAATTTCTGTTAGGATGATTTCGGCTTTAATGACAGAGATGTAA
- the LOC113654002 gene encoding uncharacterized protein LOC113654002 isoform X3, with the protein MNFGGDATQHQDVDPEPGWSGLYDPWNGRRRGTAENFSEDELYYSRELSDNEDSDNEDDDNGPRRPNEARDGGEHEVSSPSPIPCPSPPMRGLSPIWGPSPERSPSPLRSPRYSTVPPPRPHYHVNIDDIVPGQPYAFAIMVLPVPRQGRRRRDEEDFNQEAPPSSRRRVDPDGEVDFISRPVQISVRMISALMTEM; encoded by the exons ATGAATTTCGGAGGAGACGCGACGCAGCACCAGGATGTGGATCCCGAGCCCGGATGGAGCGGACTGTACGACCCCTGGAACG GGAGACGGAGGGGGACGGCGGAAAATTTCTCAGAGGACGAGCTCTACTACAGCAGAGAGCTCAGCGATAACGAGGACAGCGATAACGAGGACGACGACAACGGGCCGAGGCGACCGAATGAAGCCCGTGATGGTGGTGAGCATGAGGTGTCAAGCCCATCCCCTATCCCCTGCCCATCCCCGCCTATGAGGGGTCTATCCCCTATATGGGGCCCATCTCCTGAGAGGAGC CCATCCCCTTTGAGGAGTCCACGCTACTCTACAGTCCCTCCACCCCGACCTCACTATCATGTGAACATCGATGACATAGTGCCTGGTCAGCCTTATGCCTTTGCCATCATGGTTCTTCCAGTCCCACGGCAgggcaggaggaggagggatgAAGAGGACTTCAATCAGGAAGCTCCTCCTAGTAGTAGGCGGCGTGTGGATCCTGATGGGGAGGTGGATTTTATCAGTAGGCCCGTCCAAATTTCTGTTAGGATGATTTCGGCTTTAATGACAGAGATGTAA